A region of the Penicillium psychrofluorescens genome assembly, chromosome: 6 genome:
CGCAACAAGAACTGAAATAGGGAGATGACGAACAACAATCATCGGCCAGCCAAAACACGACGCCCTGACGTCCAACGCCGAGAGAcgatgagaaggaggaaggaaaagcgTGGAAGTGGAAATTGGATGAGAGGGAAAGGTATGGGTTTTTgcggagagaggaggatgggTGTGTCGAAACTCGCGACCGCCGGGGGTTCGTGAAGGAGAGAATTGTGCGGCGAGTAGGAAATAATCATCGGTCAAGGGACATTGGGAGAGGGCAAAGcaaggaaaggagagaatAAGAAAAAGGGGCAGTGGAGATATAGGGCCGGAGGAAGGTGTTGGGTGCCAGAGCAGGAAACCAACAAGGTGATCACGGTGTTTCATCTGATGCCTCCCAACTCCCCCAAAACTGGCCTCCAAGGAAACAGGTTCATTCCGTCGTATCTGTGTGGCCATCAATCAGCCATCGGGGCATCCAAGACTCCCAGATTCAACCAACCTTTGAAAAGATCATTGAAGAAGTGCGTTCACAGCAATGGGCAGCGTCTATTACGgggcttcttcggcgccgGCTCCAGCGCAGCAACAATCGCCTACACgaacacacacacacaaccAGTCAGTGATGATGCCCTACTTTTTTTGGGTTTTGCGGGCACAGTTACCTCATCGAAAACATCCTTGAGCTTGTACTGCGTCAGGGCCGAACACTCCACATATTTGACAGCGCCTAGTTCCCTGGCCATGCGATCCCCGTCCTCCTTACGGATGGGTTGCATCTTCTGACGGGCGAGCTTCTCACGAACACCGGGGTCATCGCGCAGATCCGTCTGGGTGCCGACGATCAGGCAGGGGACACCAGggcagtggtggtggacttCGGGGAACCATTTTTCGCGAACGTTCTCAAACGAGGCGGGCGAGGTGACGGAGAAGCagacgaggaagacatcCGTCTGCGGGTAGGACAGCGGGCGCAGCCGGTCGTAGTCCTCCTGTCCAGCAGTATCGAAGAGGCCGAGCGTATACGGTTCATCGCCGATCCTGGTTTTCGGTTCCCATCAGGTGGtgttcttttttctttttctttgggggaggggggtTGTCGGCAATAACTTACATCACGGTCACGGCGTAGTTGTCGAACACGGTGGGCACATATTCCGAGGGGAACTTGTTGGTTGTGTACGAGATGAGAAGACAGGTTTTGCCGACTGCACCATCCCCTACCACGACACATCTGGGTGGGCGGTTAGCTAGGTTGCGGTGGATGGTCACGGACTCATGGGTGGAGTGAGGGACGTCGTGTTGGCCGCCCGCCGCAGTCAGGGGGATAAGGAACAGGACCAAAAAAAGGAGGGAGGGACATACTTGATGGTAGCGACAACCATATTGCAGAATAGAGAGAAcgggggggagggaagagggaggtAGAACAAAAGGTATTGGGGGGAAGTCGATGGTGAAGAGAAGGGGGGGGAAAAGCGGACGGAAAAAGGGAGAAGCTGTGGTCTGCTCCGAGTCTAGACTAGTGAGGGTGtgaacagcagcaacaacgATAAGAATAGAGAATTATTGTGCTCATAGAAATAGAGATGTGTGTTTAAGAATCAACGATTTAAATCTTTTCTATCGGTTGCTTTTACTGCTTCTCGTCTCTTGTAGCTATAGCCTGTCACTGCTCCTACTGACCGCGCCAAGAcactgactgactgacaCCGATCCCTCTGGGTCCTTATCCCGATCCGCGTGCTGCTCAGAAATAGTCAAATCACAATAAACCCTTTCCGTTAGTATTGCAAGTGGCTAAAAGAAGCGCGGCAGGCGGGTAGACGACTTTTACTGCTGGGCAGAGTGGGTTGTGTATATTAAGCCAGAATTGCCTGACAGCCAGGTTCGGTCTGGACCCTGAAAGTGCGGTCGGCAATTAATGTCTAGACTTCCTGCCTGCGACATATGGTTATTTTCCTCTTTAGCGAGGGAACTAGGCTATAATCAATCCACAGGAAGAACAATACTATGCGCAGTGCAATAGAATAGAAAATCACAGAACCAAATAATCAGACATTATTATTCACCATCTGCCCTAATTTTGAGCCATCGTGCCACACCGGACGGCACACAAAAATGCCACTCAATAAACAGCCCGAGAACAAGCAAACACCCCCTCTGTTCGTTCGCCTAACCACATTCAACTAAACTAAACGAGCCTAATCAACAACACTAAAATAAAAACCCCTGCAAGTGCATTTATGATTGTTCACTAGAGCTAGAGCCCACAGGAAGTACCCATCATCTGATCCGATCTCACTGACTGTCTAGTTTAGTGCATGCAGATAGACGCAGGTACCGGCATGTTATTATAGAACCTATATGTAGAGAATTGGAGTAGGAAAGTACCAAGAACAAAGACACAGAATGCCTCGATCACAATTGGGTTGCTGATGAGCAGTGCGGACGGGTAGGCAAGGGTCAGCTATATTGGAATCCCAGGATCTTGGTGGATAAATATATATTGCAAGACAGGGGCTCAATTCATATCTATCAAATGGTgtattcattcattcattgCATTCATTTTCGGAGAGATCTTTTTTCTACATACACATCTAACACAGACCCAAAAATATATGCAAAAATGATGTGATCGGGTGGCTTGAAGGTGATACAAAATACCGCTGGCTGGCCGGGGTCAAGATGCAATGGCCACAGCAGCATGGGATGATAGATATGCCCGGGAAAACAGTGTCGTACAGTCGTAATGTCATATGGTGGTCGTATTTCAAAGGTCAAGTCATCAGGTCAAGTCCGTTTAGTATGGGGCTGGCGATCATGAGTAGGAGTACGTGGAGGCTCCGGCTCGACTTCGGCAACAGTTGAGGGGCGGCGCGAATGAATGAGGGACTCGGGACTCAGGGACTCGGAACTCATCTGATTTGGTTTGTAGGTTAGATAAGTGAACTTTCCTGACAGGGAAGGAAACGGGGACGGTCGCTCTACCTGATCAAGTTTGTAATTCTGCATAAGAAGACTGAGCGGGATCAGAGGGATAGTCATCAACAAAGCCAGGGTCAGCAGCCGATTCATAGTCTCCTGGTAGGCGCGGTTGATAGCGATGCGAGTTGGCGAGCCCATGGGATACGAGCGGGCGGTGGTGAGTttcccaaagatctcctcggccacgTTCTTTGTCTCGTCGGGCAAGTAGCGAAGCAGTTTCCTGGGAATAGAAGTCGACCAGACAGCCCCCGAGATGGCGGCGCCGACAGCCCCGCCCATTTCCATGCTCGTCAAGAACATCGCTGTGGCGGCTGCTACTTCTTGGTGGCTGGCGGAGGCTTGGACCCCTAGTTGGACCGGCACGTTCagcaggccgccgccgacgccgacgatgatTTGAGTAGTCAGGATTAGAGCGTGGGAGCTGTTCTCCTGTCGGGCTAGTAGCATCAGTGCTAGTCCGAACATGTACACGACGCAGCCGAAAGTGACGTAGATCCGGTACTGGCGGGTGTACTTGATGAGCAGCGACACGCCGAATGCTGCGATGGTCGAGGTGAACGAGAATGTCTGCGTTACGCGGCCGGCTGTTGCCACGTCGTAGTCTTGGACAACCTGGAGGTAAGAATAGAGATACggctggatggagaggtAAAAGGCCACTGGTAGGTAGGAACTGGTCAGTGATCCACCAAACCAGatagagagaaggaaaaacgTACTAAAGTACCAAAATGCCAACGCACAGCCTGCGAGCACGGTTCTTTGCCCGAGAAGATGGAACGAGAGCACTGGTTTCGGAGCCAGTTTCTTAGAAGTCTCCCAAAATGGAACAACAGCCAAGCAGACGACACCAATCACGATCATTACTATGATACTGGCGTTCTTCCAACCGTTCTTCGCATTCGCCGCGAGGGTCAATGGAATCAAAATCAATGCGACCCCAGCAGAGATAAGCGTCAAGCCCCCAACATCCAGCTCATACCATGTGCGTTTCAGGGTGTGGGCTAGACCACGGTGTTTCGGTCTCGAGGACCGAATCAAGTGCAGCCGTTTAGCCTTGCGCTGATTCAAAAGCAGCGTTAGAGCGAGGGGCAGGAACGATGCCGGCAAGATAATCGCCCACATGCCGTATCCCCAACGCCACGATGCGGTGCGGAGGACGGTGTCTGCGAGCGTCGGGCCGAGCCAGACGGTCACCAGAAAGGGGAATTcggggaggagggcgaagaaggcgcGGTTCAGCAGGTCGCTGCTGTCAGCGATGAACACCTGCTGCAAGATTTGAAGACCGGTCGAGCCGGCTGAGTAGAAGATCTGGGCTGCGACGTAGGACTCCACGTTGGTCGAGGCGGCCATTTGGATATAGCCGAGGATGTATATCAGGATGCTCACGCAGAAGGCCTCAAAACGACCGAAGGCGTCGGCAATCTTGGCCATGGGGGGTTTGATCACCGCTAGAAGGGTCAGCTATAGGCCGATTAGATTGTAGGAACCGGCGTACCATTCACCACATTCTGGACTACGAAGACGGTGGCGATCTTGGAGTGTTTGCTGAACGCACTCGTCGCATATGCCGCCAGCGAGATGACCGTTTGCCCTTCCAGAGAGGTACAGAATGCCATAAGGAATATACTGGCCAAAGAGATCAGCTTTCCGGTTTTGGAGACTGACAAGCCACACCCACCTCACATATGCCACGATTAAAGACCGAGCCGTCCAGGTCAGATTGATCGCCTCGATTTTTTGCACACCCTCCTGCACAAACCCATCTAACGCAGCCGATGTCCCGCTCGATTGATCATCTTCCAACAACAGATCTCGCTCATCGTCACTATCCATGGCGCTTTCCATCTGCTCGACAGAACCGTACGACGGCATCGCAGCGTCGCCCGCGCCAGATCAAGTCGCTCCACGGAGCACCGGAACGGACGGAGTCCACGGACAACAGAGCCGGGAGGTTACGGACCAGGGGAGAGCAAGCGTGTCATCAGAATAATCATGGAAGATTCCAAGGGGAGAGAGAATGACTCTTGGTGGGGGAAGAGGGGCAAGTCCGGTCCACCCGGGATCAGTGCACGGAAAAATAAAAACGCTGAGAGGAACTCGAAGCCacaaagaaagagagaaagagagagaaagagagcgaCTCGGTTATGCAGTCGAGGATAAGCAATCGGAGGATCGGGCTAGCCGTGGGTAGATCCGCTGTCGTTTAGGCAAGCTTGACGAGGCGACCGTCGAGTGCACTAACGCAGAGGGACGGAGACGTCTGGGAGTGGCTGAATGgaggggtggtggagaggaaCCAACTGCCAAAGGGAAtagaaaagaacaagaagaagaagaggaggacgagaaggaagaatggAGTGCTGTCAGGCACGGTGTGACGAGGCCAAGCGATCGATAAGATGTGACATCGGGCGCTGGTTCGTCGGCTGGAGCCGCGGGCGGTCAATGGAGGGGGATATTGTACGGAGAACGTAGTGACAGAATGTGAACATGTTGTATCTCCCTCTAGGATTCAAAACAAAATCTTCCTGGCCGCATTTATTCCTCGTGGATCCCACCGCTGGggcgccatcttcttcatccagacCGACCTGTCTCCTCAAAAAGCTGGCCGCATGATCTGCGCATACTTCCCGGACTCGGGATACCACCCTGCATATTCTTAGTCGAGAGTGCCAGAGACTTTATTCTGCTCGTTCACTATGATATTGCGAGGCGTAAAATCCGCATGCGTGAACACCGAGTGCTCCGACCGGGGTAACATATCCGGCAGTCAGTTCTCATACCGGGTTCCCCTACAGTAAAGATACCGCTTATAGATTCTCGTACGTAACTCTAAGTCGCTCGAAAGAGACAAGCGGGCCTTGTAGATCATCTAGCATAGGGTCCCGGGATAGAGAGACATCCGTAGCATACTGATATAACGGAACATCGGTGTGCTTAGAGACAAATCTTATTGCTTCGGCTTCAGCGGATTGCACTCCAAACCTCATCTTGGTCACCCAGGAGGAGTCCCAGGTCACCAAGTAGTAGTTATAGAATACGAAATAATTTCTTTAGAACTATATAACTACTCCGTCAACTACCAAATACTATTTGGATCATCATTCGATCATCAAATGCCCAAAATGCACCTCCAGGTCTCCCCCATCGCTCGCCGGTTTGGCCGCATACACCCCAACCCAGCACTCACtaacctcctcctcgccgtcAAATACCCAAGTCACCTCCCGGATAGGCGACTTCTGCACCCCCTCAATCAAATAAATCCACAAACTGCCATCAGACTCACGAACCATCTCTATCGTCGCAGCCCCACCCCCACTCGGCACGGGACACAAGCTCCAATCCGCCCAATGGTCCTTAGCCACGACGCTGAGATGCGGTCGGCCATGCGTGAGTTCGatccccatcttcacccACTTCTGGGTCCCGTCCTGTTTCTTGAGGACCAGGATCAGGCCGCCTTGGTCGTATTTGTCCTTCCACGCCGCGTTGATGGCTACGCGGGCGCGTCGGAATGATTCAATGGGAACAGATTGGTAGAAAATCGGGGCGTTGAAgcgggtggtggatggtggctTGCTCCATATGTCTGTCGAGGGTTTGGCTTTGATGTTAAACTCGGGTGGGGGGGTACCGTTGCCCGGGACAGGGTCGGTGGAGTTGGCGAATTTGAATTGCGACATGGCGGCAGTGGGGGTACGACGGAGTGTATGTATGTCTGGAGATATGTACGCAaggatggaggagggagatgatggtggCCGCCACGAAGTACGTGTCGGTCTGCCGGGGAAGTCAGGAAGCTATCTTACGTCATTGACCGGGGGATGCTGGCGGGCGCTCTGGCTCTGACCCATGGTAGGGGAGAGAGTGCAACAACATGCAAGAATGCAGTACACGGGATGCTCTACTCTACAAGAATCAAATCCATCGAAGAGCAACTCCCGATCGAATCAACTCGATCGATGGTCCAACACGTGACCGCGGAAATAAGCTTCGGGTAGCTTCGTGCAACTTCACGATTCACAACCgtgctctctctcttcctgtCTGGCGGTTGCAGTCCCTATGGGTAATGATGCGTTTTATATCTAGCCCGGTCTTCAGGATCTCGTCAAGGCGGATCATGAGCCCGGTTAGCCTGGCAGGACGCaattccttctccctcgtcaTGATGCATGTGAATAACGTGTGTGTCTGACGATATAAAGATGGTTGTTGACATAATGAACTAGGTAGAATATAACTGCGTTAGACCGGCAGCAGTGGTGCTTTACCATCAAGTCTATGTTTATGTCTCTACCTTTGTTTGCCTTtgatttcttcctttctctcttcgtCCTCACCCATCATGATCCCTGCGGTTGATGCACACAAGGTGAGTTCATTGTTTGGAAGTGGGCTATGCGCGTAACACTTTTACGCGCTGGCTGCCTGGGCGTAACTTTAtttccttcttcccatctggttccttcttcttcctccttcctccttccaccTTCCCACCTTACACCCTCAACCTCGCATTTATTCTACTCACTCCCTCCACTTTGCCTCCCGAATCTCTGTCTCTCTCAGTACATTGGAACCATCATGTTTACGATCTCCGAGGACAGGGCCCTTGCCGAAGCCTGgcagaagaagctgaccGCCATGAACCAGGCCGAAGCCAAGGAGACGAGCAAGCCTACTCTCGATCTCGCTGCGGGTGCTGActctgctcctgctgccgaTAGCCTTGCGGACCCCGCCGCCTTCATGGCCAAGTGGCGCTCGCTGGCCACCCAGCCTGCCCCCAtgaagaccaccaccactcctGTTGTTGTCTTCAAGAACCTCCCTGACTGGGCTAACGTCTCTGACGTGCTGTCACTGGTGCACGGTGGGGTTGTTGACCGTGTCTCGATCGAAAACGGTGAGGCTgtcgtcatcttcaccgaCGCCGGGGACTGCAAGAGGTACGCTGCTCTGTACCAGAAGGGTATTCGCATtgctggcgacggcgagcAAGTCGTCACCGTTGAGCTGAGCGAGCAGTCGGATGTCATCGACGCCAAGCacgacgaggccatcaaggccggCGCTACTCGTGTCGTTCGCGCTGTTCCTGTTCTTCAGACCCTTACCTTCGCCCAGCTGCAGGCCGttggccagcaggatgtCTACAAGCTTGAGCACCTGAGTTACCTCGCTGCTGCGAATGGGGTATGTGATTGATCCTTCCTTCTATACAAAGGTACCTGACTGAATGACTGATGCGTGACTAGGCTGGTATCGTCCGTTTCTACTTTTGCAACATCACCGACTCGATTAATTTCGCTGGTTCGATCAAGGGCTCCCAGGATTGGGAGGAGTGCGACGTGGAATTCGACGCTGATCCGTAAGTGGTTTTTCTCGTCATTCGCCATTCAAGCCCTTGATACTGATCCATCGGGGTGGGATGTATAGCTGCCAGCTCGCAACCGGCTTTCACTCGAATGCGCCGTCTGCCCGTATGGTCAGCGCTGTTGCCGTCTCGGACGAGCTGTGATCTCTTCTAGCACGCGTACGCACGTCCGTTTGTTTTGTGCGCGAGCATACCGAGGATATGCATTTGAGCGTCTGGCGTTTCGGTGAATTTTGGTGTTGTTTCGTTACTAAACGGTTATTTGATATCAtgttgctcttcttctgtaGTTACTCATCGAGGAACGCCTGGGAATCTCCCTAGTATCTTTTGCAGATCCAATATGAGCAGTTATCTCTCATTGCTTGCTCCATGCGTAGTTGAACTTTTACGAATAAACCTCCCACGCATATGTGTATGTTTACTTACCACTGGCCGACCTCGCTCTCTAGACATATCAACTACAGTTGCTGCACCTTGTTGAGGCCCTTGGGACAAGGCAGTCACCACTAGTCATGAACATAATAGCCCCCAATGCGTACTCCGTGTTGTTATGCGAGTATAGCTTTCTCTACCAAGCTTGCAGCAAGCAAGGTCCCATCCAGCAAAAACCTTAACATGTTAATTCACAGCCTGAAACATATTCCATGTCTCACTGAGCCACGCTCATCTCATTTCCATACACAGTTGGATGGTCTGTTTACAGTACTTGTTCTGCAGTAAGCAAGGCGAACAGACCACGCAACTACTTGCCGATGCTTATTCAAAATATATTCCATACCACGCTAGTCAGCCTTGCTCTGTGATCGAACATGTTCGAGTCAGTTTATCGCCACAGTGACTAGAGGACGTAACAGTAAGCACAGTAGTAGTAAGTTCGTGGCGCCTTAGAAAGTCCGAGTTCCTTGAAGTGTCACGCTAATTATTCTGCCGGCATGTGGTGGCTGTATCTATCTACCTGCCACCACCCATAATTGTAATCAACGGGCTGTAACAATAAGCAGGTGTTCCCATAAATACAAGGTTTCAAAAGTTACCACGAACACCGAGAACGTGCTGGCGGGTGCCGGGGCGCATCCTGGCAGATTCCGCCTGGCGAATCATCTCGTAATAATGGCCCTCCATGTGGATGAGTTAGTGGCTTGGCCGTATTTGGTGTTGGGCTTGTAATTTTGCATCCTTTCGTATAGACAGAGATATCGGGTAAGCATTCAGCTAGGAAGGGGATTAGGAAATGGGGGATAGTAGTAGTGCTGTAGTGATGCGGCAATTTTCTATCTTAGGAAGAAAGATAGGTACATGTAGACAAGAAGGTGAGTTGTATACTGTCCTATTGTTAGTGATTAGATTACCTACTAGTATGTATTCATCACAGACGAAATTAATCTGAAACTAGTATGCATTGCACATAGGTAAGAACAGGCAGTCAGATTCTCAGTAGCAACGAACTATTTAGGAACAAGGCCGTTCCTTAGTGTCCACACAGGAAAATAATGCAACCACCGACAAGAAGCAAAATCGCGACATAatgacagaaaagaaaataagcCGGACGGGATGATCCCGCCGGCTCTCCGACGCCATTAATACAGCCCgtttttttcccttcctcgtGAAGAAGATCTTATTTTAAGTAAATTAGAAAGTCAGATGGTCGTTCCATTTTTCTCATTGGCTACGATTCTGTATTCCCCAGCCTTGTAGCCCTGTGCTCTATATCCCGAACAGGTAATCCATTGCGACGGATGAGACCAAAATTAGGGCCGCCCGGATGCTCCAACGTGGCTCGTGTGGGAGTTCCGATAGCGGTGGTGTGGTGTGTGTATCGAGCAACTATTTCCCCACAGATCCGCGCTTCCGTTTTCATCAAGACCGTCGGTGATTGCGATTGCGTGGGCGTGAGTCGGCCATTTCTGCAGCGCCTGAGGCTCTGTCAGGATGAACTTCGGTTACTAGCGGTATTTTTGGGGTTGGACAGGTCCCGGTATTGCGTAAAATACAGATACACCCGGACCTGTCCGAGGTGTGAGAAATGAGAGAATGATTAACTATGTCTTCAAGTGGTAACTATCGGCGTGGTTCAAGAAGCAGGCGTTCTGAAACCCCCTGTTGACCAGAGAGATCTCCGAAAAGCACGATGATGTAAAATATCCGTCAGGCCAGCCATGTGGTTGACGCTAAAAGAGGCTGCTGATGCGCAGCGGTGCGtgcctttctttcttggtcATTTGCGTGCTCTGTACTGTACGGGGCTTCGGGCTTCGGGCTTCGGGATTGTCCGAGCAGAAGGGAGAAAAGTGGATGTATTCTAACTCTCGTATGTCCGGGTCGAATAAACTCAGTAACCATAGTACGGGTCCGCGAGATACGCGAACCAAGCAATGAATGAAAGAGCTGTCGTGATGGTTTATTCTCCATGGCATCATCAATGTCAAAGCGAATCCCTGCCTGATTTTGCTTTTTATCGACCTGCTGGAGGGGGTTAGGCCGTCTGTACGAGGCAGATATCATGAGACTCTCGGCGAATACAAATTGACCTGTTACGGCCCAACCGTACAATACTAGCTCCGCACTACCGACCCAGGACTCTGGCCCCCGGTGTGATGATTCAAGGCACTAGGCCTCGTTCTAGGGCTGACGACATTTTGGTCTTGACAGACACACGCCCTCACACGTGGAAATTACGCTCGGACCATGAGCTGGCGAATGTTGCAACTTTGCGACCGGACTGTAACGTGCATACAGCCTTTTCCGGCAATTGATATTCGGAGAAAACTCTCAAGAACAAAACCCAATGATTTTTACAGTATCTGCCGCCAGGGCAACGATAAAAATGGGCCATGATGCACCGCCGTCATCCTTTGATCGACTTCTGCTATGCTCCTCCGGATCCTCCCGCCCGTGAAGGAATCGAATTAATCGCAGGGCAACGTTTCTATTATTGTAAGCTCCCAGAGAGGTTTCATCCGAGTGGAGGAGGGTGGGTGGTGTTCCTAGAAGGGCGGGTCAGACAATCCTTCATGACTGGAATAGAAATAATCAGAAACAGCGAATGTTTTGTTGGAACGTCAGATCAGCAGGTACTGTCGTAGTCTACGCAGTCGGGGTTTGGACTGCTCTCCTCTGCAGGATAAGACAGTATAAAGTACGGTCTGTTACAGCTTCGTATGCGGTGATTTCTGCAATTCAACAAAATGATCTGTCCACCACGTGTCGCTTAGGCCCCAGAACGGTGCGCTTGCGTTGGCTGGAGGCCCTGCGATACCTAATCGAGCTTGGTTGGGCAGACTAGTCGTTGACGAAGATTAAATTacaaagacaaaaaaaagggggggggggggaggcCTTATCACGCCCCCGTTGATTTGGGTCCGTGacgaaagcaaaaaaaagacacatAGTACATTAGCGGAACTGACGCAATAATACCTGATTTCCGAACGGCACTGACAGACTACTAGAAAAGGCAGAATATTCAATATCGTGCAAGCCAAGTTGCCCCGTAACTCTTGAGCAAACTTCCGATCACCGTGCCATTCCCTACGCCAACAACGGTGCCAGGTGACTCGCCGTGGGGGTCGCACGATACGTCTCTGCAGGATTTGGCTGTATTATAGGAAACCTTGGAAGGAGAGGGGGGCCACATGGCTGAGGCTGGACTATCCCAACTCCGGAAATACATGGGCTGGCTCGGGGGCGAAGAAGCGGACCGGCGGAACAGCCACCGGTCTCACCCCGGACATTCATTCCGCGCGGTGATCCGCTCAGCGTAGAGCAACATGCGGCTGAACACCGCCCTAACGAGACACTATCTTTCGAGTTATATACCCAAATCAGTCAACGAAACGGTGGGTCCCCCCCAAGAACCAACATTTCAACCCCAGGCGCCAGCCAAAGATGGCTTGTGGTTCAGCGCAAAAAGCCTCAAGCTAGGCTTGGCAGGCGCATTGGCTAGGCCTTCCTAGCTCGAGCAAATCGGGCCCGTTCGGGAGGGTCAAGAATTTACACGACTCAATTAAAACATGTGgtcttccatcttccaaTAACAATGATAATAATAGAACGGAAATTGGTGAAGACATGGGGTGGGAGGGGGTAGATCCTCCACTCTGATTGCGGGTCTCGTCTAATTTCTCCTCATTTTCGTAGGGATTGCCCCTTGCGCGTGGTGAAGCCAAATCCTTGGCTTTGGAatggcgatgacgagcgggtctttttttttcttttttttttctttctctctttcgcTTCAACCCGCCTGTGGTCAAGTCTGGTATGCATGTAGTGATCAATCGTGAATGGCGTGCTCTGAGGATCGATCTAGTAATACCGGTACATTATTGTACCTACGTGGTATAGCGGACTGCAGACGGCGTCTATCGCTAACCAACTATGGCGCacgccaccaccatctcgCGTGGCTGCTGACTCGTCCCGGTTGCAGAGTCGTTCCGAATTAACCAGATTGGGGATGTTAGATGATGCCCTTCTGCCGAagcaaacaaagaaacaagatGATCGACAGCCTCGATCCAGTTCTGCCCGCTCAgcgcttcttccttctctggCTCATCACAAAGAAATCAACCCCAGTCATCATTTTTCTGGGTGGCCGTTAGGTGGCGTCGGCGCCAAGCTGGGGTGTCTGCGCTGCACAGTAACATGACTCGTAAACGGCTATTATTGAATGCAGCGACATGTGCAGTTCCATGGGTGGCCACCGGGCAGCGCTCCGCTTGTTTAGGCAAGAGTCCTTCAGGGGAGACCTGCAACAACGCCAGATACTAGCTCGGACAGGGACCCCTGGACGAACCGAATTCCAGCCTTTTCTGTGTATTTATTTTCCTCGTTTATTGTAACATCTTACTTCACGTGACCGAAAAGCCCTGCGGCTACGCGACATCTTGACGAACATTGATTGGAGGCGTCGGGAAGTGATTGGGTTGGCATGGTAGTAGTGGAACCcggaaaaaaagaagtgaGGAGATGTTGATCTGATCGGCGGATCGGAGGGCAAAGCACGGTCTCCGAGTTCTCTTCAGCCCTGAATGGTCTATATTGGCCAGGGTTGAGCTAGGGCGCCATGGATGGCACGTCTAGTTCCCTCGTAAAAGCGAAACTAGCCGGCTTGTCGGAGATACCGGAGCAAGACCCAAAGAAAAAcaggaaaaagaacagaTGGCAATCACTAGGACTTGCGCAAGCGCAAAATTGACTGCGCCGCATCGCATGGCAGTAGTGACGGCGCGTCTATCACTGTCAATCGCAAGACACCAAGTGGGGAGCGGCTCATTCGCTTGTTACACCAGCTCCCAATCATAGCTCCTGAGTTTCCCCGACCGAGATGGCCCCGTTGGCAGTACATGTATGTAACCCAGCGTGTCATTAAACAACAGATCAGGCAGAAAGAATCTagggcagaaaaaaagacccCCAATCAAAAACGAAACCCGTTGAAACTACGGGTGACCCACGATCGACTTGGTCAAGGCGC
Encoded here:
- a CDS encoding uncharacterized protein (ID:PFLUO_009318-T1.cds;~source:funannotate) produces the protein MVVATIKCVVVGDGAVGKTCLLISYTTNKFPSEYVPTVFDNYAVTVMIGDEPYTLGLFDTAGQEDYDRLRPLSYPQTDVFLVCFSVTSPASFENVREKWFPEVHHHCPGVPCLIVGTQTDLRDDPGVREKLARQKMQPIRKEDGDRMARELGAVKYVECSALTQYKLKDVFDEAIVAALEPAPKKPRNRRCPLL
- a CDS encoding uncharacterized protein (ID:PFLUO_009319-T1.cds;~source:funannotate), producing the protein MPSYGSVEQMESAMDSDDERDLLLEDDQSSGTSAALDGFVQEGVQKIEAINLTWTARSLIVAYVSIFLMAFCTSLEGQTVISLAAYATSAFSKHSKIATVFVVQNVVNAVIKPPMAKIADAFGRFEAFCVSILIYILGYIQMAASTNVESYVAAQIFYSAGSTGLQILQQVFIADSSDLLNRAFFALLPEFPFLVTVWLGPTLADTVLRTASWRWGYGMWAIILPASFLPLALTLLLNQRKAKRLHLIRSSRPKHRGLAHTLKRTWYELDVGGLTLISAGVALILIPLTLAANAKNGWKNASIIVMIVIGVVCLAVVPFWETSKKLAPKPVLSFHLLGQRTVLAGCALAFWYFMAFYLSIQPYLYSYLQVVQDYDVATAGRVTQTFSFTSTIAAFGVSLLIKYTRQYRIYVTFGCVVYMFGLALMLLARQENSSHALILTTQIIVGVGGGLLNVPVQLGVQASASHQEVAAATAMFLTSMEMGGAVGAAISGAVWSTSIPRKLLRYLPDETKNVAEEIFGKLTTARSYPMGSPTRIAINRAYQETMNRLLTLALLMTIPLIPLSLLMQNYKLDQVERPSPFPSLSGKFTYLTYKPNQMSSESLSPESLIHSRRPSTVAEVEPEPPRTPTHDRQPHTKRT
- a CDS encoding uncharacterized protein (ID:PFLUO_009320-T1.cds;~source:funannotate); the protein is MSQFKFANSTDPVPGNGTPPPEFNIKAKPSTDIWSKPPSTTRFNAPIFYQSVPIESFRRARVAINAAWKDKYDQGGLILVLKKQDGTQKWVKMGIELTHGRPHLSVVAKDHWADWSLCPVPSGGGAATIEMVRESDGSLWIYLIEGVQKSPIREVTWVFDGEEEVSECWVGVYAAKPASDGGDLEVHFGHLMIE
- a CDS encoding uncharacterized protein (ID:PFLUO_009321-T1.cds;~source:funannotate), with protein sequence MIPAVDAHKYIGTIMFTISEDRALAEAWQKKLTAMNQAEAKETSKPTLDLAAGADSAPAADSLADPAAFMAKWRSLATQPAPMKTTTTPVVVFKNLPDWANVSDVLSLVHGGVVDRVSIENGEAVVIFTDAGDCKRYAALYQKGIRIAGDGEQVVTVELSEQSDVIDAKHDEAIKAGATRVVRAVPVLQTLTFAQLQAVGQQDVYKLEHLSYLAAANGAGIVRFYFCNITDSINFAGSIKGSQDWEECDVEFDADPCQLATGFHSNAPSARMVSAVAVSDEL